A section of the Methanobrevibacter arboriphilus JCM 13429 = DSM 1125 genome encodes:
- a CDS encoding desulfoferrodoxin, with product MTKLNEIYRCNVCENIVEIVNEGIGQLVCCGEDMELLEERQLDVGPEKHIPIIEKDGDNIIVKIGEVPHPMIEEHHICFVELFVGDKVYRKFLNAGDKPEAVFEVCADIDDLRAREYCNVHGLWHS from the coding sequence ATGACAAAACTTAATGAAATATACAGATGTAATGTCTGTGAAAACATAGTTGAAATAGTTAATGAGGGTATTGGTCAACTAGTCTGTTGTGGAGAAGATATGGAACTATTAGAGGAAAGACAACTTGACGTTGGTCCTGAAAAACATATTCCTATAATCGAGAAAGATGGCGATAACATTATTGTAAAAATAGGTGAAGTTCCTCATCCAATGATTGAAGAGCATCATATATGCTTTGTTGAGTTGTTTGTTGGAGATAAAGTTTATCGTAAATTTTTAAATGCAGGAGATAAACCAGAAGCTGTTTTTGAAGTTTGTGCAGACATTGATGACTTAAGAGCACGTGAATATTGTAATGTTCACGGATTATGGCATTCTTAA
- the rbr gene encoding rubrerythrin — protein sequence MSKTLENLTKAFIGESQARNRYTFFAKQAKKDGYEQISDIFLQTAENEREHAKWLFRLINEIKEDDEDIIVEAEAPTILGDTVANLKAAIAGEHYENSEMYPEFAKVAKEEGYDDISKRLTAIGEAEIHHETRYRMLLKIVEDGTTHKKDKPVTWMCRKCGRIHIAEEPPEKCPACDHPAKYFEIICDEY from the coding sequence ATGTCAAAAACTCTCGAAAATTTAACAAAAGCATTTATTGGAGAAAGTCAAGCTAGAAATAGGTATACTTTTTTTGCTAAGCAAGCTAAAAAAGATGGTTATGAACAAATATCTGATATATTTCTTCAAACAGCAGAAAATGAAAGAGAACATGCTAAATGGCTTTTTAGATTAATCAATGAAATAAAAGAAGATGATGAAGATATTATTGTTGAAGCTGAAGCCCCTACAATCTTAGGAGATACTGTAGCTAATCTTAAAGCAGCCATTGCTGGCGAACATTATGAAAATAGTGAAATGTATCCAGAGTTTGCAAAAGTAGCTAAAGAAGAAGGTTATGATGATATATCTAAAAGATTAACTGCAATTGGAGAAGCAGAAATACATCATGAAACAAGATATAGAATGCTACTTAAGATTGTTGAAGATGGAACTACTCATAAAAAAGACAAACCAGTTACATGGATGTGTCGTAAATGTGGACGTATACATATTGCTGAAGAGCCTCCTGAAAAATGTCCTGCATGTGATCATCCAGCTAAATACTTTGAAATAATCTGTGATGAATATTAA
- a CDS encoding chitobiase/beta-hexosaminidase C-terminal domain-containing protein codes for MIIRKLKKNTFTMLLLITIVIFSVTMISSVSATDITNSTDGGIKQGIIDSDDGILHLSDGIYSGENNTNITLDKNMTIIGHSKENTIIDGQGVNKFFNIPTGTGYSLTLINLTLINGFSASNNGTISNNGGTINIENCVFNNNSGYSVILNGYVSGSQKSFLTIKNSNFNGNPATNVIYNRGFNATEKSIANINSSNFNNNNRIYSVYGEIVANYNRFMNNAISASASQNTLNFDFNWWGSNNAPSVVTTNRFIVNVIPNGKGSFNYTIVLNDSNIEYNSSLLPDFNGVYYYYDGGSNTTFSAKNNQSLSTDPTQNNFFLVVDNYKSQKITNNMTVNPIKNANVGENITVSGTLKDVNNQNVDNVIVTVVFSNGTSYNITVHDGIFSQSFTATSAGNFDVLVTYNGNDITTTGNTSFKVKESTIGQDNSSKPQFNNGESDFVGPDTNSTKWNATLTANGKLAIGSDGTIYLLDTNGALSAYTPNGILKWKTENIATGTNSYPAIGNNGTIYIASNGTLFAFNKNGVLVNRFDSDSLGIGQSTSPQIGFDGTVYVVFNTTLYAINPNFSLKWKYDFYRLDILNATGNVTSYSISIVTNGVIIDSNDIIFVAVSENQGASNKYIYSIQAILPNGTKKFESVVGTSSSAPIQAIAEYMDVVYVEMRNTFLIISKENGTFKSTSGGSLSANPIAVGPGGVVIFGGNPMVAIRPDGSEVWSGWVYGLQAVYCFGADGVFYAKIGGVLLSIPVDNVMNGDPSQFMTKWRLAVDATDVAIGPNGTLYVVGGNRLYALQDLSVDFNYDTNNKDVDFVSNISHPVESYLWDFGDGNTSDQANPTHTYAKYGNYTVKLVINTLSGEVGNFETVIEVNDNINPIANADKDSGTYYKNIQVELYLNEPGKIYYTLNGSTPTNESILYNGLITISSNSILKFIAIDESGNPSEVYTRDYTIDKTPVNVTANNKGGSYYDNILVTLNTSRDCKIYYTLDGSTPISTSNEYTGPIIINKSLTLKFISVNEAGISSNVVTEKYTLDKSTPIGKVNYNSGTYNKNLKIALSMNKKGTIYYKLNNNAYIQYKGPITISKSSTISYYVKDLSGRVSKTTTLKYTIDKTSPKITKITPKNGYTKVAAKKQQIVIKFSEKIKATTSKYLKHIKLVNNKNKKVSTKVTIKGNNLIIKTAKLSSKITYKLSIIKNLFKDYAGNKYSKGINLKFKTR; via the coding sequence TTGATAATACGAAAATTAAAAAAAAATACGTTCACTATGTTACTATTAATAACGATAGTTATTTTTAGTGTTACTATGATTAGTAGTGTTAGTGCAACGGATATAACTAATTCCACTGATGGGGGTATAAAACAGGGAATCATTGATTCAGATGATGGTATTTTACACCTTTCTGATGGAATTTATAGTGGAGAAAACAACACGAACATAACCTTGGATAAAAATATGACGATAATCGGTCATAGTAAAGAAAATACTATAATCGATGGACAAGGAGTAAATAAATTCTTTAATATACCTACAGGTACAGGATATTCATTAACTCTAATAAATTTAACCTTAATAAATGGTTTTAGTGCAAGTAATAATGGAACTATAAGTAATAATGGAGGTACTATTAATATAGAGAATTGTGTGTTTAATAATAACTCTGGATATTCTGTTATATTAAATGGTTATGTTTCTGGTTCACAGAAGAGTTTTCTTACAATAAAGAATTCTAATTTCAATGGTAATCCTGCAACAAATGTTATTTATAACCGTGGATTCAATGCTACTGAAAAAAGTATTGCTAATATAAATAGCTCTAATTTTAACAATAATAATAGAATTTATAGTGTTTATGGTGAAATTGTAGCTAATTATAATAGATTTATGAATAACGCTATTTCTGCTAGTGCTAGTCAAAATACTCTTAATTTTGATTTTAATTGGTGGGGAAGTAATAATGCTCCAAGTGTAGTTACTACTAATCGTTTTATTGTAAATGTTATTCCAAATGGTAAAGGTAGTTTTAATTACACTATTGTGTTAAATGATTCTAATATTGAGTATAATTCTAGTCTACTTCCTGATTTTAATGGAGTATACTATTATTATGATGGTGGATCAAACACTACTTTCAGTGCTAAAAACAATCAATCACTTTCAACTGATCCTACTCAGAACAATTTTTTCCTAGTTGTTGATAATTACAAATCTCAAAAGATTACTAATAATATGACTGTTAATCCTATTAAAAATGCTAATGTTGGAGAAAACATAACTGTTAGTGGTACTTTAAAGGATGTTAATAATCAAAATGTTGATAATGTTATTGTAACTGTTGTATTTAGTAATGGTACTAGTTATAATATAACTGTTCATGATGGAATTTTCTCTCAAAGTTTCACTGCTACAAGTGCTGGTAATTTTGATGTTTTAGTTACTTACAATGGTAATGATATTACTACAACTGGTAATACTAGCTTTAAAGTTAAAGAATCTACAATTGGGCAGGATAATTCATCAAAACCTCAATTTAATAATGGTGAATCTGATTTTGTTGGACCAGATACTAATAGTACAAAATGGAATGCCACTTTAACTGCTAATGGGAAATTAGCTATTGGTTCAGATGGTACAATCTATTTATTAGATACTAATGGGGCTTTAAGTGCTTACACACCTAATGGTATTTTAAAATGGAAAACAGAAAATATAGCTACAGGTACAAATTCTTATCCTGCGATTGGAAATAATGGGACTATATATATAGCTAGTAATGGAACTTTATTTGCATTTAATAAAAATGGTGTTTTAGTCAATAGGTTTGATTCAGATTCATTAGGTATTGGACAATCTACTTCACCTCAAATTGGCTTTGATGGAACAGTTTATGTAGTATTTAATACAACTTTATATGCAATAAATCCTAATTTTTCTTTGAAATGGAAGTATGATTTTTACCGTCTTGATATTTTAAATGCTACTGGTAATGTTACATCATATTCAATAAGTATTGTTACTAATGGTGTGATTATTGATAGTAATGATATTATTTTTGTAGCTGTTTCAGAAAATCAAGGTGCTTCTAATAAATATATTTATTCTATTCAAGCAATACTTCCTAATGGAACCAAAAAGTTTGAATCTGTTGTTGGTACATCTTCATCAGCTCCTATTCAGGCAATTGCTGAATATATGGATGTTGTTTATGTTGAAATGAGGAACACTTTTCTTATTATTTCTAAAGAAAATGGAACTTTTAAAAGTACTAGTGGAGGATCATTATCTGCTAATCCTATTGCAGTAGGTCCAGGTGGAGTTGTAATTTTTGGAGGCAATCCTATGGTTGCTATACGTCCAGATGGTAGTGAAGTATGGAGTGGTTGGGTTTATGGACTTCAAGCAGTCTATTGTTTTGGTGCTGATGGAGTATTTTACGCAAAAATAGGTGGTGTTTTATTAAGCATACCAGTTGATAATGTTATGAATGGTGATCCCTCACAATTTATGACAAAGTGGAGATTAGCTGTTGATGCTACTGATGTTGCTATTGGTCCTAATGGAACTCTTTATGTTGTTGGTGGAAATAGATTATATGCTTTACAAGATTTAAGTGTTGATTTCAATTATGATACAAACAATAAAGATGTTGATTTTGTTTCTAACATTTCTCATCCTGTTGAAAGTTATTTATGGGACTTTGGAGATGGAAACACTAGTGATCAGGCAAATCCAACTCATACCTATGCAAAATATGGTAACTATACTGTTAAACTTGTTATAAATACATTATCTGGTGAAGTAGGAAACTTTGAAACTGTAATTGAAGTTAATGATAATATTAACCCTATAGCTAATGCAGATAAAGATTCAGGTACTTATTACAAAAATATTCAAGTTGAGTTATATCTGAATGAACCAGGTAAAATCTATTATACTTTAAATGGTTCAACACCAACCAACGAAAGTATTTTGTACAATGGTCTTATAACAATTAGCTCAAACTCTATTCTTAAATTTATTGCAATAGATGAGTCAGGCAATCCATCAGAAGTTTATACTAGAGATTATACAATTGATAAAACTCCAGTTAATGTCACTGCTAATAATAAGGGAGGCAGTTATTACGATAACATCTTAGTAACCTTAAATACATCAAGAGATTGTAAAATTTATTATACTTTGGATGGTTCAACACCAATAAGCACTAGTAATGAATATACAGGACCTATAATAATTAACAAAAGCTTAACTTTAAAATTTATTTCAGTTAATGAAGCAGGAATTTCTTCTAATGTAGTTACTGAAAAATATACATTAGACAAAAGTACTCCAATAGGAAAAGTAAATTATAATTCAGGAACATACAATAAAAATTTGAAAATAGCTTTATCAATGAATAAAAAAGGCACAATATACTACAAATTAAACAATAATGCTTATATTCAATACAAAGGACCGATAACTATTAGTAAATCTTCTACAATAAGTTATTATGTAAAAGATTTAAGTGGAAGAGTATCAAAAACAACTACTTTAAAATACACAATTGATAAAACAAGTCCTAAGATTACTAAAATAACACCTAAAAATGGCTATACAAAAGTTGCAGCTAAAAAACAACAAATTGTCATTAAATTTTCAGAAAAAATAAAAGCAACAACAAGTAAATATTTAAAACATATAAAACTTGTTAATAATAAAAACAAAAAAGTATCAACAAAAGTTACAATCAAAGGAAACAATTTAATAATCAAAACAGCAAAGCTATCATCAAAAATTACATATAAATTGTCTATAATCAAGAATCTGTTTAAAGATTATGCAGGAAATAAATATTCCAAAGGTATAAATTTAAAGTTCAAAACAAGATAA
- a CDS encoding right-handed parallel beta-helix repeat-containing protein has protein sequence MIFFLIALFSMIHEASASKIIINDESYYESHSIILNDEINNQIKNAKDDDIIEFKGSTYNNLNISINKKIKIISSNQTKIIGSNLGSAFNIQNTKDVSISGFIIQNYETGITITNSSNINLTNNIINLVKNTGIDVYDSNNINISNTTIDKNNNGISIKNSNNTLIKNIKISKSNGNGIELINSKNSFITNSKIEFSGLAQEISMTSSRDNMSGVYSKNSMNVKISNSNLTYNVNGIGISNSSNVSFTNNTILHNTYFGVLFEGGYSDNVLIHNNSIQYSNVGIKFNNIISNLTVVKNIIINNIERTDIGLYDGGAGIQFGSELRYFLDNTIKHNIVTYNNQRTFDGQRMNDPYQYVKEIDSYDIVIGSNLIKPDDWVCGILINPPYLKILRVGPATYMAYIIDGDTGKVASNMPTGIITFYVGKKIFKTYMINGSAFVVFNAMDLIGEVRAEFYGLSAVLNWNTIVTNMLPVSPPDNYKDWENINNDQSGTGSEPGTGNGNGNGNGNGNGDGSGNGKGTGSGNGKGSGTGNGNYGNNPNGAGSSPTFAAAGSIPYKQSFSKMESSANDYDDESSNSPSTSPSAKNNNKAFKSSESANSGGSSGGSSGVGDSKTSIVSELLLEETKKELTTNDIALAHTIIFIFVILILYGFKRKREVF, from the coding sequence ATGATATTTTTTCTCATTGCTTTATTTAGTATGATACATGAAGCTTCTGCTTCAAAAATTATTATTAATGATGAGAGTTATTATGAAAGTCATTCAATAATACTTAATGATGAAATTAATAATCAAATAAAGAATGCTAAAGATGATGATATTATAGAATTTAAAGGTTCTACATATAATAACCTCAATATATCCATAAATAAGAAAATTAAAATCATATCAAGTAACCAAACAAAAATAATAGGCTCTAACTTAGGATCTGCATTTAATATACAAAACACTAAAGATGTTTCAATAAGTGGTTTTATTATACAAAACTATGAAACTGGGATCACTATAACAAACTCATCTAATATAAATTTAACAAATAACATTATAAACCTTGTTAAAAACACAGGTATAGATGTATATGACTCAAATAATATTAATATATCTAATACAACAATAGATAAGAATAATAATGGAATATCTATAAAAAATTCCAATAATACTCTAATTAAAAACATAAAAATATCAAAGAGCAATGGAAATGGAATAGAACTGATAAATTCTAAAAATAGCTTTATAACAAATTCTAAAATAGAATTCTCTGGTTTAGCTCAAGAAATCTCAATGACTAGTTCTAGAGATAATATGAGTGGTGTCTATTCAAAAAACTCGATGAATGTGAAGATATCAAATTCTAATTTAACATACAATGTTAATGGGATTGGTATTTCTAATTCAAGTAATGTTTCTTTTACCAATAATACTATTTTACATAATACATACTTTGGTGTTCTATTTGAAGGAGGATATTCAGACAATGTATTAATACATAATAATTCTATTCAGTATTCTAATGTAGGTATTAAATTTAATAATATTATAAGCAACCTTACAGTTGTAAAAAATATAATAATAAATAATATTGAAAGAACCGACATTGGCTTATATGATGGTGGGGCAGGAATACAATTTGGAAGTGAATTAAGATATTTCTTAGACAATACAATTAAACATAATATTGTAACCTATAATAATCAGAGAACATTTGACGGTCAAAGAATGAATGATCCTTATCAATATGTTAAAGAAATAGATTCCTATGATATTGTTATAGGATCTAATTTAATTAAACCTGATGATTGGGTATGTGGTATCTTAATAAATCCTCCTTATTTAAAAATTTTAAGGGTAGGTCCAGCAACATACATGGCATATATAATTGATGGGGATACAGGGAAAGTTGCTTCTAATATGCCAACAGGCATAATAACTTTTTATGTAGGTAAAAAAATTTTCAAAACATATATGATTAACGGTTCTGCTTTTGTTGTTTTTAATGCTATGGATCTTATTGGAGAAGTTAGAGCTGAGTTTTATGGACTTTCAGCTGTTTTAAATTGGAACACAATAGTAACAAACATGTTACCAGTTTCTCCTCCAGATAATTACAAAGATTGGGAAAATATCAACAATGATCAATCAGGTACAGGATCCGAACCAGGTACAGGAAATGGAAATGGAAACGGGAATGGTAATGGAAACGGTGATGGATCAGGAAATGGAAAAGGTACAGGAAGCGGAAATGGAAAAGGATCTGGTACAGGAAATGGAAATTATGGGAATAATCCAAATGGAGCTGGTTCATCTCCTACATTTGCAGCTGCAGGATCTATTCCATATAAACAGTCTTTTAGTAAAATGGAATCATCAGCTAACGATTATGATGATGAATCTTCTAATTCCCCATCTACTAGTCCTTCAGCAAAAAATAATAATAAAGCCTTTAAATCTTCTGAGTCAGCTAATAGTGGAGGTAGTTCTGGAGGATCATCTGGAGTAGGAGATTCAAAAACTTCAATAGTTTCTGAATTACTGTTAGAAGAAACTAAAAAAGAGCTTACTACAAATGATATTGCATTAGCCCATACTATAATATTTATATTTGTAATATTAATTTTATATGGATTTAAAAGAAAAAGAGAAGTTTTTTAA